TTTTGGCCTATACATCCCTTGTATTTGTTCTCTGAAAGATTGTGGCATTCTAATAGTAAGTACAAAAAGTATTTGCATTCATCATGTTAATAACAAAATGTTATTATTGTCTTTATTTATCTTTGAAGTATTTTTTGTCAtaaccattaaattaaaacattgcAGATGTTTGAGAAAAATCCAAGACTAAATgccagataaacaaacaaaaactttttaaacttttttttcctaACAAACATTCTTTTTTTCCCACAATAGCCTATCAACAAAGCCAACGTTTCTGAACTTTAGAGAACCAAATGTGTATCAAAAAGGGTTATATTGCTAAAGTGTTTATCAAGGAAAGGCATTTTGCGTTGCTCTAGTACACCCTATATTTTGAGCTCTTGAGCGGATTGATTCTATGGTGCATAGTTTTTGGGTCGGATcatcatttttacagttttgaaaGCTTGTCGGTAGCCAGATGGGTGTTCATCAGGCAGACTGTGCCAGGTGCCCCAGAAGATCCCATTCCGAACCCCCTTGTAGTTTTTGTGATAGTATTTTCCATTGAGATTTGCAGACATGCAAGCGTCAAACCACCAGCCTGAACTGTAGTAGGCCCCACAGTTCCCTGAAGGGTACATGTCATTGTCCTTGTCTGGGGTGGTGAAGAATTTGTGATCGTGGTTGTAATGCTTATTGAAATGCAAGGCATCTCCAGCCGTACCGGAATAGCCACTCACAGACAGGCGGTACTGGAGATACTCATTTGAAACATAAAACTGTTCATACTTGGCATACTCCCGTATACCTCCAAAGTCCTCCAGCTCAATTCTGAGGATCATATCTTTGGCTTTGGTCAGCAGGTGAATCTTGTCATTCCCCAGCCAGAACTCTCCCTTTAAGTTCCCAAAGCCCTTCTTGTACTCTTTCCAGGTGCGGTTGAAGCTAACACTGCCGTTGTGACGATGCTGCAGCACAGTCCACCCTCCTCCATAAGATTCCATGTCACAATAAACATCAAAGGTGCTATTTCTGGGGTCAGGTGTGACTTTGTAGAGGCCGTTCTTCTGCTCTCCCAACAAGAAATAATCAGAGCAATCTCGTGGTGCTATTATTGCAGCtgggcaaacaaaaaaaaagtttttatagtCAATATATTATAGTTAGACCACTCTAATGAATACCTTTctctacccccctccccctcaagCTCTATACATTTACATTAATATACATTTAACTTGAGAGGTTGTATAAGCAGATTTGactatactgtatacaaaataaatccTACATGTCAGCCTCTTTAGCAGGAAGAGTTAGTTAAATCCAGCATTAATTCTTATCTGGACCATCAATACTGATTCTAGTATATTCTAAGAAAGTGACAGATTTCTTCCAATACAATGTTTTGACCCTGGACAAGAAGGAAAAGGGCAGGAGCAAACAGAACATATGTTTCCTTTTTTGAGGCACAGGCACTTAACCTTTCAAGCTGCTTCCAACTGATTGCTTAGAACATATCTTAATAAAGCAGCAACTAGCCTCACTCGTGTGCAATTGTGCATAAACAAAGACAGCTGTCTAATGTCTATAGGATTCAACATGTACAGTCTATCCTTTTACCCAAGAGAGTAAGGTATAAGGACTTCAGTCTTTCACAATTACTCTTGTTTCCTTCTATTATTTAAATGTCAAGCCTAATTTTAAGTTTATTATCAAATTATTGATCAAAACCTTTGGGGTCACACTGAACCTCAAATGTTATGACTGCACCCCCCAGTGAGAGAGGGGCAACTATACAATCCTCTTCCCCTGGACTACTGTTGCTGCTTGTCAAGTTGAAATGCCTTAATATACACCGTGTGTAGGGTGTGTCTTATATAAGAGATGACATCTTGTGCAGCTTGGCTACTCACACCATTTAACACATTGTATCTTATACAGTTTATTATACTTCTTATAATTCACACACATtaagattgtactcaggaatagctttcaaatgaaaaaaaaatatttttcaggtTAGATCATGATAATATCGATGCAGctgtttatttatattactgtCGTCCCCCTTGCTGAAACATTTTTCTGTGACTATTGGCAGGCATCACAAAGTTAAAATTAGGTCTTTACAAATGTTGCCTATGTTCTTAGATTAAGTGTACTATTATTGGTAAAGATCCAGTCTATACTATCTACTCCAATTGTTAACATTCAAGCAACACTTCATTCAGTTCACAATGTTTTAAGCTTCAAAGCACTTCAAATGTCCAGAAAAGCTAAGATGCTACATCAGTATTTGCTCCCAAAGGTGGCTAAGATTATTGTCAGGCCCAGCTCAAATCACATAAAAGTATGAGGTAAGATCTGGAGATGAACCCTATATCTTATgatcagggatcctagttttccacaaaataataattaaaaaaaaaaaaacattctctgattaaagaaaataaaaatctgtgttactctgcaattaaaataaaaggctaaaattgagtcGTCGTCCCCGTCACATATTATAAGAATACACAAACcgtactattgaataacagttaacacaggaaataCTTATT
The sequence above is a segment of the Acipenser ruthenus chromosome 7, fAciRut3.2 maternal haplotype, whole genome shotgun sequence genome. Coding sequences within it:
- the LOC117415747 gene encoding fibroleukin-like, with protein sequence MKIALLFLFETILLVSTENSASSQEQHNKETKENVFCPIKLRPSGQCGDGEECPYQVTLPPLTIELPKQFKMLEKTMKELQNLKEVVNKLKSSCLECKQQADESLQKDSSEVPGHETANTGRPGQKHDPNIHELQNKMYKMSNSLKNARNQIITLQGRVEEMSLLNIKNVEAMVDGKVENLTGVVNKLNNKCSSQCEAETPKLSAIIAPRDCSDYFLLGEQKNGLYKVTPDPRNSTFDVYCDMESYGGGWTVLQHRHNGSVSFNRTWKEYKKGFGNLKGEFWLGNDKIHLLTKAKDMILRIELEDFGGIREYAKYEQFYVSNEYLQYRLSVSGYSGTAGDALHFNKHYNHDHKFFTTPDKDNDMYPSGNCGAYYSSGWWFDACMSANLNGKYYHKNYKGVRNGIFWGTWHSLPDEHPSGYRQAFKTVKMMIRPKNYAP